In a genomic window of Calderihabitans maritimus:
- a CDS encoding M23 family metallopeptidase — protein MKNNWGRGGRQKWRLNLFLSRRRLKRIAGTIIFFLIVFTIFGIEHPALKEFQRAVKFYLTSPAADWGPWFEQVASRKVWQDSFEEKVFQVMTSLNKDEDMIPVPVSGETVRAFGWVEVKGHPRFHQGIDIKTRVGVPVRAVLPGRVLKVDNHPAMGRRIEIMHENGLKTIYAGLGEILVGRGDRVKKGQIIAKTSWAEEKEFTNIHFEVRKNDRPIDPVILLIGTGAKI, from the coding sequence GTGAAAAATAATTGGGGGCGGGGGGGAAGACAAAAATGGCGATTGAATTTGTTTTTAAGCCGGCGAAGGTTGAAGCGAATCGCAGGAACAATCATTTTCTTCCTTATAGTGTTTACTATCTTTGGTATTGAACATCCTGCACTCAAAGAATTTCAACGGGCGGTGAAATTTTATTTGACTTCACCGGCAGCCGACTGGGGGCCCTGGTTCGAGCAGGTGGCCAGCCGAAAAGTGTGGCAGGATAGCTTTGAAGAAAAAGTGTTCCAGGTTATGACTTCTTTAAACAAGGATGAGGATATGATACCCGTGCCCGTTTCAGGAGAGACTGTTCGCGCCTTTGGCTGGGTGGAAGTCAAAGGACACCCTCGTTTTCACCAGGGAATAGATATTAAAACTCGTGTCGGGGTTCCGGTGAGAGCAGTTTTGCCAGGACGGGTACTTAAAGTTGATAACCATCCGGCTATGGGCCGTCGGATAGAAATAATGCATGAGAACGGTCTCAAGACTATTTATGCAGGTCTGGGAGAAATATTGGTAGGCCGCGGCGACCGGGTAAAAAAGGGGCAGATAATTGCCAAAACATCATGGGCAGAAGAAAAAGAATTTACCAATATACATTTTGAAGTGCGCAAGAATGATCGGCCTATTGACCCGGTAATTTTACTAATAGGAACCGGTGCGAAAATATAA
- the mreD gene encoding rod shape-determining protein MreD: protein MRVILLIVLGVVSIVLETSLLNYLAVFGAKPDILLLIIVFMAIFYGSKTGTYIGVIYGLMEDLVIGRYIGLNALVRAFTGYLIGLGEKKFYKDNLLVPFVALFLATVVNETLCLLLRSLVSARVEFPGGYYLLGQALYNSFLGLILYGKFYASATRGWLKGLNTK, encoded by the coding sequence GTGCGAGTGATTTTGTTAATTGTTCTGGGTGTCGTGTCTATAGTTTTAGAAACTTCGCTGCTTAATTACTTAGCTGTCTTTGGTGCTAAGCCGGATATTCTATTGCTTATAATAGTGTTTATGGCCATTTTTTATGGATCAAAGACCGGAACTTACATAGGAGTTATTTACGGCTTGATGGAAGATCTTGTAATAGGCAGATATATTGGCTTAAATGCCTTGGTCCGGGCATTCACCGGGTATCTCATTGGCCTGGGAGAAAAAAAGTTTTATAAAGACAACTTGTTGGTTCCATTTGTAGCTCTTTTTTTAGCTACGGTTGTAAACGAAACCCTTTGCCTGTTGCTACGGAGTTTGGTGAGCGCAAGGGTAGAATTTCCCGGGGGCTATTACTTACTGGGTCAGGCTTTATATAACAGTTTTCTGGGGCTTATCCTTTATGGGAAATTTTACGCTTCGGCTACCCGGGGATGGCTGAAAGGTCTTAACACCAAATGA
- the mreC gene encoding rod shape-determining protein MreC translates to MRWTSVERPALTYVEVLVRDLLAPLQSGATTVSHKINEFFVYFKRVKALELENQRLKKEIGQLRILNSRLQEYRLENIRLRELLKLKETSSRQFDYISARVIGRELKKWYHTITVDRGLRDGVTKDMPVVTYQGLVGRVVAVSQNTAEVLLLLDREGAVGAMIQLTRTPGVVEGLGDDSGMLQMIHLPFDAPVRPNQTVITSGLGGIFPKGLRIGYVTEVIPLPNQLMKKAMVRPFVDFDRLEEVMIINRVYEGD, encoded by the coding sequence ATGAGATGGACTTCTGTAGAACGACCTGCTTTGACTTACGTCGAGGTTTTGGTCCGAGATTTATTAGCCCCGCTGCAAAGCGGGGCTACGACTGTTTCCCACAAGATTAACGAGTTCTTTGTTTATTTCAAACGGGTTAAAGCCTTGGAATTGGAAAACCAGCGGCTGAAGAAGGAAATTGGCCAACTGCGAATTTTAAACTCCCGTCTGCAGGAATACCGTTTGGAAAATATTCGGTTGAGGGAACTGCTGAAATTAAAGGAAACTTCCAGCCGGCAGTTTGATTATATCAGTGCGCGGGTCATTGGTCGGGAATTAAAGAAATGGTACCATACGATCACCGTTGACCGGGGGCTGCGAGACGGAGTAACTAAGGATATGCCGGTCGTAACTTATCAGGGGCTGGTAGGTCGGGTGGTAGCAGTCAGTCAAAATACGGCGGAGGTCCTGCTGTTGCTGGATCGAGAAGGAGCAGTTGGAGCTATGATCCAACTTACCCGGACACCGGGAGTTGTAGAGGGTTTGGGAGATGACAGCGGAATGCTGCAAATGATTCATCTACCTTTTGATGCTCCCGTTCGGCCCAACCAGACGGTAATAACTTCAGGGCTGGGGGGCATCTTCCCCAAGGGACTGAGAATCGGGTATGTGACCGAGGTTATACCTTTGCCTAATCAGTTGATGAAAAAGGCCATGGTTCGCCCCTTTGTAGATTTTGACCGCCTGGAGGAAGTTATGATTATCAACAGGGTGTACGAAGGAGACTAA
- the minD gene encoding septum site-determining protein MinD: MGKVIVITSGKGGVGKTTTTANIGTGLASLGEKVVLVDTDIGLRNLDVVLGLENRIVYDLVDVVNGHCRLKQALIKDKRFDENLFLLPAAQTKDKTAVTADQMKELCQALREEFDYVIIDCPAGIEQGFKNAIAGAEEAIVVTTPEVSAVRDADRIIGLLEAAELRNPKLIINRIRPDMVKKGDMMDIDDMIEILAVDLLGVVPEDETIVVSTNRGEPAVLDNHSRAGQAYRNIARRIKGEQVPLMNLEAEQGFMARLKKLIGMK; encoded by the coding sequence ATGGGCAAAGTAATAGTGATCACGTCAGGCAAAGGTGGCGTAGGCAAAACCACTACCACGGCCAATATCGGTACCGGTTTGGCCAGTTTAGGGGAGAAGGTAGTTTTAGTTGATACCGATATCGGGTTAAGAAATTTGGATGTTGTTTTAGGGCTGGAAAACCGTATAGTTTATGATCTGGTCGATGTGGTTAACGGTCACTGCCGGTTGAAACAGGCGCTAATTAAGGACAAGAGATTTGATGAAAATCTGTTTTTACTTCCGGCGGCTCAAACCAAAGATAAAACGGCGGTTACGGCGGACCAGATGAAAGAACTTTGTCAAGCATTGCGGGAGGAATTCGACTACGTGATTATTGACTGTCCGGCTGGTATTGAGCAGGGATTCAAAAATGCTATAGCCGGAGCGGAAGAAGCTATTGTAGTTACTACGCCTGAAGTTTCAGCGGTGAGAGATGCCGATCGTATTATTGGCCTTCTGGAAGCTGCAGAACTACGGAACCCCAAGTTAATCATCAACCGTATACGTCCAGATATGGTTAAAAAAGGTGATATGATGGATATCGATGATATGATAGAAATTCTGGCTGTAGATCTCTTGGGGGTTGTTCCAGAGGACGAGACCATTGTTGTTTCTACCAACCGGGGAGAGCCGGCAGTTTTGGACAATCATTCTCGAGCAGGTCAGGCTTATCGCAATATTGCCCGACGGATTAAAGGGGAACAGGTGCCCTTGATGAATCTTGAAGCAGAGCAAGGTTTTATGGCTCGTTTGAAAAAGCTGATCGGCATGAAATGA
- the minC gene encoding septum site-determining protein MinC, translated as MRTEDYVTEYDTILVQRTLRSGQSIHYPGHVVIMGDVNPGAEVVAAGNIVVMGSLRGMAHAGAAGNERAMVIAFRLKPTQLRIANHITRAPDGEEKLEPTQPEVARIKGGNVVIERYFPGGERQSG; from the coding sequence ATCAGGACTGAAGATTATGTTACAGAATACGATACTATTTTGGTTCAGCGTACTCTGCGCTCCGGTCAGAGTATCCATTATCCGGGACATGTGGTCATAATGGGAGATGTTAACCCGGGAGCAGAAGTAGTGGCAGCAGGTAATATCGTGGTGATGGGCTCGCTCAGGGGTATGGCTCATGCCGGTGCAGCAGGTAACGAAAGAGCGATGGTTATCGCTTTCCGGTTGAAACCAACTCAGTTGCGCATAGCCAATCATATTACCCGAGCGCCCGATGGAGAAGAAAAATTAGAACCAACGCAACCGGAGGTGGCAAGGATTAAAGGCGGAAACGTCGTAATAGAAAGATACTTCCCTGGCGGCGAACGGCAATCAGGATAA
- a CDS encoding TIGR03960 family B12-binding radical SAM protein: MRDWVTEKILPKVEKPTRYLGTEWNAVHKPWDDVAVKMAFAFPDVYEVGMSHLGLRILYGLVNEQKDMLMERVFAPWVDMEEMLRQYNLPLFTLESYRPLSEFDVVGFTLQYEMSYTNVLNMLNLAGIPLRSIDRTSKHPLIIAGGPCALNPEPLADFIDIFLLGESEELLLEVLAVIKKNKKNGLRADRDRVMEEVVKIPGVYVPAFYDVTYQEGKFKKIEPNRPGVPKRIKKRVVADLDKAYFPTNPIVPFMEIVHDRIMLEVLRGCTRGCRFCQAGIIYRPVRERSPQTLLKQAEELVRKTGHDEISLTSLSTTDYSCIEPLINRLVNIYGEQGVGISLPSLRADAFSVGLAEEIQRVRKTGLTFAPEAGTQRLRDVINKGVTEEALLEAAQAAFSAGWTSIKLYFMIGLPTETEKDLEGIAELARKVVELGQKTLKEQGVRKRVKVTVSVSSFVPKPHTPLQWEPQDEIEVLKKKQSYLKSLLRDRHITYNWHAAEVSFLEAVFAKGDRQLGKVLEAAWRKGCKFDSWTEHFRFQSWLDAFKECNVDPGFYAHRKIKYDEVLPWDHIDVGVTKKYLIREHQKALRGEITGDCRFVNCPGCGICSRFGVAVVQKGGDTRNAAVKNRIY; the protein is encoded by the coding sequence ATGAGGGATTGGGTTACGGAAAAGATTCTGCCAAAGGTAGAAAAACCGACGCGCTATCTTGGGACCGAGTGGAACGCAGTACATAAGCCTTGGGACGATGTAGCCGTAAAGATGGCTTTTGCCTTTCCCGATGTTTATGAGGTAGGCATGTCGCATTTAGGCCTCCGCATTCTCTACGGCTTGGTGAATGAGCAAAAGGACATGCTCATGGAGCGGGTTTTCGCTCCTTGGGTGGATATGGAGGAAATGCTTCGCCAATACAATTTGCCTTTGTTTACCTTGGAATCCTACCGTCCTTTGTCCGAATTTGATGTGGTTGGATTTACTCTCCAATATGAAATGAGTTACACCAATGTCCTCAATATGCTGAACTTGGCAGGCATCCCGTTGCGGTCAATTGACCGAACTTCGAAACATCCCTTGATCATAGCAGGAGGCCCATGTGCTTTAAATCCAGAACCACTGGCGGACTTTATTGACATTTTTCTTTTGGGAGAAAGCGAGGAACTACTGCTTGAAGTACTGGCGGTTATTAAGAAAAATAAGAAAAACGGCCTGAGAGCTGACCGGGACCGAGTTATGGAAGAAGTAGTCAAGATACCCGGTGTCTACGTTCCGGCCTTTTACGATGTAACTTATCAGGAGGGAAAGTTCAAGAAAATTGAGCCTAACCGGCCGGGGGTTCCGAAACGGATTAAAAAAAGAGTGGTAGCCGATCTGGACAAAGCGTACTTTCCCACAAATCCCATAGTTCCGTTCATGGAAATCGTACATGACCGGATAATGCTGGAGGTTTTGCGGGGTTGTACTCGCGGCTGTCGTTTTTGCCAGGCCGGTATAATTTACCGACCGGTGAGGGAGAGAAGCCCACAGACGCTTTTAAAACAAGCAGAAGAACTGGTGCGGAAGACAGGACATGACGAAATTTCCCTTACTTCTCTCAGTACGACGGATTACAGTTGCATAGAACCTTTGATAAATAGGCTGGTTAATATTTACGGGGAACAGGGAGTAGGTATTTCTCTGCCTTCCCTTAGAGCAGATGCGTTTTCGGTAGGTTTGGCTGAGGAAATTCAACGGGTCCGAAAGACAGGGCTCACTTTTGCTCCTGAGGCAGGAACCCAGCGTTTACGCGATGTGATTAACAAAGGCGTGACTGAAGAAGCTCTCCTAGAAGCCGCCCAGGCAGCTTTTAGCGCCGGCTGGACCAGTATTAAACTTTACTTTATGATTGGGTTGCCTACCGAAACGGAGAAGGACCTGGAAGGGATTGCCGAATTGGCCCGGAAAGTAGTGGAATTGGGCCAAAAGACACTGAAAGAACAGGGTGTCCGAAAGAGAGTGAAAGTTACCGTTAGTGTTTCTTCTTTTGTTCCTAAACCTCACACTCCGTTACAGTGGGAACCTCAAGATGAAATCGAGGTGCTGAAGAAAAAGCAATCTTACTTAAAATCACTTCTCCGGGACCGGCATATAACTTACAATTGGCATGCGGCAGAAGTAAGCTTTCTGGAAGCCGTTTTCGCCAAAGGTGACCGCCAGCTTGGAAAAGTTCTGGAAGCTGCTTGGCGAAAAGGATGTAAATTCGATAGCTGGACGGAGCATTTCCGCTTTCAGAGCTGGCTTGATGCTTTTAAAGAATGTAATGTAGACCCTGGGTTTTATGCGCATAGGAAAATAAAATATGATGAAGTTCTTCCTTGGGATCATATTGACGTAGGGGTTACCAAGAAGTACCTGATACGGGAACATCAGAAGGCCCTCCGAGGAGAAATTACAGGAGACTGCCGTTTTGTTAACTGCCCCGGTTGTGGAATCTGCTCCCGGTTTGGGGTGGCTGTCGTTCAGAAGGGTGGGGACACGAGAAATGCAGCGGTTAAGAATAGAATTTACTAA
- the rodA gene encoding rod shape-determining protein RodA, whose product MLERRLLRNLDYLFIGNIIFILAASLVVLTSASSNVTSDPLYFVKKQLVWIIFGIFAAGVMAAINYAQLVNYTRFLYVANLLMLLAVLFIGKEAKGAERWIQLGPFLFQPSEFSKIILIVTLAHFLEQRKGKLERLRDLLPAFVHVGIPMLFIMKQPDLGTSLVLMAILFGMLYIAGARPALLIGIIAAGIAVILLALFLHYQFGLPIPLKDYQLMRLVVFLNPYNDGQGGRGAGYHIIQSQVAIGSGHIWGKGWNRGSQVQLNFLPEHHTDFIFSVVGEEFGFIGAVFLLSLYFSLLYRAMKIALNAKDVFGVLLVTGVVSMFAFHILVNVGMTIGVMPITGLPLPLFSYGGSSMLTNMLALGLVLSVNLRRQKIVF is encoded by the coding sequence ATGCTTGAGCGGAGATTGCTGCGCAATCTGGATTATTTGTTCATAGGCAACATCATTTTTATTTTAGCGGCCAGCCTGGTAGTTTTAACTAGTGCTTCCTCGAACGTAACCAGCGACCCTTTATATTTTGTTAAGAAACAACTGGTATGGATAATATTTGGAATTTTCGCGGCGGGAGTAATGGCGGCGATAAATTATGCTCAACTGGTGAACTATACGCGGTTTCTATATGTAGCCAATCTATTAATGCTTCTGGCGGTATTGTTTATCGGAAAAGAGGCCAAGGGAGCGGAACGCTGGATCCAGCTCGGCCCTTTTCTTTTCCAGCCTTCGGAATTTTCTAAAATAATACTCATTGTTACTCTGGCTCATTTCCTTGAACAGAGAAAAGGCAAATTAGAGCGTTTAAGAGATCTTCTCCCGGCTTTTGTCCATGTAGGTATTCCGATGCTTTTCATTATGAAGCAGCCCGATTTAGGGACTTCTCTGGTACTGATGGCTATTCTGTTTGGCATGTTATATATAGCCGGGGCCCGGCCTGCTTTGCTGATTGGTATAATAGCCGCCGGTATAGCGGTAATTTTGTTGGCCTTATTTCTTCACTATCAATTTGGTTTACCCATTCCGTTAAAAGATTATCAATTGATGCGCTTAGTGGTTTTTTTGAACCCCTATAATGACGGGCAAGGGGGACGCGGTGCCGGTTACCATATTATTCAGTCTCAGGTAGCCATCGGCTCGGGCCATATTTGGGGTAAGGGATGGAACCGAGGTTCTCAAGTGCAACTTAACTTCTTACCAGAACACCATACGGATTTTATTTTTTCAGTTGTAGGCGAGGAATTCGGTTTTATAGGAGCGGTCTTTCTGCTGTCGCTGTATTTTTCCCTCCTTTACCGGGCCATGAAAATTGCTTTAAACGCTAAAGATGTCTTCGGTGTTCTGCTGGTGACGGGTGTAGTATCTATGTTTGCTTTTCACATCCTGGTTAATGTGGGCATGACTATAGGCGTGATGCCTATTACCGGTTTACCTCTCCCCTTATTCAGTTATGGAGGGAGTTCCATGCTGACCAATATGCTTGCCTTAGGTCTCGTTTTAAGCGTGAATTTACGAAGGCAGAAAATAGTGTTTTAG
- a CDS encoding rod shape-determining protein codes for MIFAKDLGIDLGTANTLVHVKGKGIVLQEPSVVAIRQDTHEVLAVGEEAKRMIGRTPGNIVAIRPMKDGVIADFDITQSMLRYFINKALRRRTFLFKPRVVVCVPTGVTAVEERAVREAARQAGAKEAYLIEEPMAAAIGAGLPVHEPTGNMVVDIGGGTTEVAIISLGGIVTSKSIRIGGDEMDEAIVQHIKRTYNLMIGERTAEEIKITIGAAFFGDSEADQERRHKTYEVRGRDLVTGLPKTISITAEEVKEALSEPVTSILDAIKICLEKTPPELAADIMDRGIVMAGGGSLLWGLDRLVSEVTGMPVHLAEDPLAAVANGTGKALENIEVLRKVLIPTARKWG; via the coding sequence ATGATTTTTGCTAAAGATTTGGGAATAGATTTAGGTACAGCCAATACTTTAGTACATGTTAAGGGCAAGGGAATAGTTTTGCAAGAACCTTCAGTAGTTGCTATCCGGCAGGATACTCATGAAGTACTTGCCGTAGGAGAAGAAGCAAAACGCATGATCGGAAGGACCCCGGGGAATATTGTCGCTATTCGTCCTATGAAGGACGGCGTAATTGCCGATTTTGACATAACCCAAAGCATGTTGCGCTATTTTATTAATAAAGCTTTACGCCGTAGAACCTTCTTATTTAAGCCTCGGGTAGTGGTATGCGTACCTACCGGGGTTACGGCGGTAGAAGAGCGGGCGGTACGGGAAGCTGCCCGTCAGGCAGGAGCCAAGGAAGCATATTTAATTGAAGAGCCCATGGCTGCGGCTATCGGGGCCGGTCTGCCTGTTCATGAACCCACGGGGAATATGGTAGTAGACATAGGTGGTGGTACAACAGAGGTTGCTATCATCTCTTTGGGCGGCATTGTGACCAGCAAGTCAATTCGAATTGGCGGCGATGAAATGGATGAAGCTATAGTTCAGCATATAAAACGAACTTATAATTTGATGATAGGAGAGAGAACTGCGGAGGAAATAAAGATAACTATCGGAGCAGCCTTTTTTGGAGATTCGGAAGCAGATCAAGAAAGAAGGCATAAAACTTATGAGGTTAGAGGGAGAGACTTGGTTACAGGCTTACCCAAGACTATCAGCATAACGGCGGAAGAAGTTAAAGAGGCCTTGTCTGAACCTGTTACTAGTATCTTAGATGCCATCAAGATATGTTTGGAGAAAACCCCCCCTGAACTGGCGGCTGATATTATGGATAGAGGTATTGTTATGGCTGGAGGAGGCTCTTTGCTATGGGGGTTGGATCGGCTGGTAAGTGAAGTAACGGGTATGCCAGTACATCTGGCGGAAGACCCTTTAGCTGCCGTAGCCAATGGAACCGGTAAGGCGTTGGAAAATATTGAAGTTTTGAGGAAGGTGTTAATCCCTACTGCTCGTAAATGGGGATAG
- the radC gene encoding RadC family protein — protein sequence MDYRLTIKELPEELRPRERMLQVGPQALSNAELLAILIRTGSARETALDLAQKLLCRPNGLRYLVEASIEELSSIKGMGLAKAAQIKAAVELGRRLATSSSELRPCIRSPEDVIRLVMEEMRYLDREHFRAISLNTKNQVIAMDTVSVGSLNSSIVHPRELFKEAIRRSAAALVLVHNHPSGDPTPSQEDIDVTRRLAEAGQILGIKVLDHVIIGDGKYLSMKEKGLI from the coding sequence TTGGATTATCGGTTGACTATAAAAGAATTGCCGGAGGAGTTGCGTCCCAGAGAACGTATGCTACAGGTAGGTCCGCAGGCCCTTTCTAATGCCGAACTGCTGGCCATTTTAATCCGCACCGGATCTGCCCGAGAGACTGCTTTGGATTTGGCTCAGAAATTACTCTGTAGGCCGAACGGCCTCCGCTATTTGGTCGAAGCTTCCATCGAAGAACTCAGCAGTATTAAGGGAATGGGATTGGCGAAAGCGGCCCAGATCAAAGCAGCGGTAGAGCTGGGGCGAAGGCTAGCTACTTCTAGTTCGGAGTTAAGACCGTGTATACGTTCTCCCGAAGATGTAATCAGGCTGGTTATGGAAGAAATGCGCTATCTTGACCGAGAGCATTTTCGAGCTATTTCTTTAAACACCAAGAATCAGGTTATTGCCATGGACACTGTATCTGTAGGCAGCCTCAATTCTTCGATTGTTCATCCCCGGGAACTTTTTAAAGAGGCTATCCGACGCAGTGCTGCTGCTCTGGTATTGGTCCATAATCATCCCAGCGGTGATCCCACTCCCAGTCAAGAGGATATTGACGTCACTCGCCGTTTGGCGGAAGCGGGCCAAATTTTGGGTATCAAGGTTCTTGATCATGTGATTATCGGGGACGGAAAATATCTGAGCATGAAAGAAAAAGGCTTAATTTAA
- the mrdA gene encoding penicillin-binding protein 2, translating into MADKAIERKLTVYLILIILMFIFLVARLFFLQVVQAQEFEMQSRENRIRSLRIPARRGDILDRNGQVLATSKPVFSVSISSSLRGEEQEEVIRRLVEILNDPKITVETVKAKVKEHRPRYEPVEIKRIPWGTEAWEVITRIEERRAELPGVIIEAAPMRYYPNGSLAGHILGFIGQINEQELETYREYNYELNDKIGKTGLEKVFELWKDEPRIIGLRGRKGFRQVEVNVRDQIVRELPGAIAPVPGDSLILTLDIDLQRVLEDAMDEVIADIKEENPKAGAGAAVVLDVRTGAILAMASKPEMNPNDFVDGSYQEKKSYYNDPKLRPAFNRVVQGTYPPGSTFKPITAMAALEAGLDPSFTVNCTGRYWRPPYIKCWKPHGIVNLYQAIAVSCNTYFQEAGYRTGIDKIVQVAQEFGLGSKTGVQGILGEEAGILPSPQWKEEVVARTIQQRFQERRKKLEEVYTQKLMQATTYEERDRILEEQEQRMRQLNLEYQIQLNWEKKWHPYDTFNTAIGQGANSYTVIQLANYVATLANGGNRWRPYLVHQIVSPEGKVIKTFEPELLGQVSVSPETMAHVRRGMRAVTEPGGTAYFLFKDFPPELAVAAKTGTAQTGRSGDDPKKDFHGLFIAFAPADAPEIAFAGIIEYGGNGSSSAGKVARAVFAEYFGLQLEENVMTSDVVSE; encoded by the coding sequence ATGGCTGATAAAGCAATAGAAAGAAAACTTACGGTTTACCTAATTTTGATAATTTTGATGTTTATATTTCTGGTAGCCCGTTTGTTTTTTTTGCAGGTAGTACAAGCCCAAGAATTTGAAATGCAATCAAGAGAAAATCGGATACGCTCGCTACGAATTCCAGCTCGACGAGGGGATATATTGGATCGGAATGGGCAGGTATTGGCTACCAGCAAACCGGTTTTTTCGGTTTCCATTTCCAGCAGCCTTCGAGGAGAAGAACAGGAAGAAGTGATAAGAAGGCTGGTAGAGATACTCAATGATCCCAAGATTACCGTAGAAACGGTGAAGGCAAAGGTGAAGGAACACCGTCCCCGCTATGAACCGGTGGAAATAAAGCGGATACCTTGGGGAACCGAGGCTTGGGAAGTTATAACCCGCATAGAGGAACGCAGGGCTGAGTTACCGGGAGTCATTATTGAAGCAGCACCCATGCGCTATTATCCTAACGGTTCGTTGGCCGGTCACATTTTGGGTTTCATCGGCCAGATAAATGAACAGGAACTGGAGACCTACCGTGAGTACAATTACGAGTTAAACGATAAAATAGGTAAGACGGGGCTGGAAAAAGTATTTGAATTGTGGAAAGATGAACCGAGAATAATCGGCCTGAGAGGAAGAAAAGGGTTCCGACAGGTGGAAGTTAATGTTAGAGATCAGATTGTACGGGAATTGCCCGGTGCCATAGCCCCGGTCCCCGGAGATAGTCTGATTTTGACTTTAGATATTGATCTCCAGCGGGTTCTGGAAGACGCTATGGATGAGGTTATTGCCGATATAAAAGAGGAGAATCCCAAGGCTGGTGCGGGAGCTGCCGTGGTGTTAGATGTTCGTACTGGGGCTATTTTAGCCATGGCCAGCAAGCCGGAAATGAATCCTAATGATTTTGTAGATGGTTCGTACCAGGAGAAGAAGAGTTACTATAACGATCCTAAATTAAGGCCGGCTTTTAACCGTGTCGTCCAGGGGACTTACCCTCCAGGGTCCACTTTCAAACCAATTACTGCTATGGCTGCCCTGGAAGCGGGCCTTGATCCTTCTTTTACCGTCAACTGTACCGGACGTTACTGGCGTCCCCCTTATATTAAATGCTGGAAACCCCACGGGATAGTTAATTTGTACCAGGCTATCGCTGTATCCTGTAACACTTATTTTCAGGAGGCCGGATATCGTACGGGTATTGATAAGATTGTTCAAGTGGCCCAAGAATTCGGGTTAGGTAGCAAGACAGGTGTCCAGGGAATATTAGGTGAAGAGGCAGGAATTTTGCCCAGCCCGCAATGGAAGGAAGAAGTAGTTGCCCGTACTATTCAACAACGTTTTCAAGAACGAAGAAAAAAATTAGAAGAAGTATACACTCAAAAATTAATGCAGGCAACTACCTATGAGGAGCGGGACAGAATTTTGGAGGAACAAGAGCAGAGAATGCGGCAACTGAATTTGGAATATCAGATTCAGTTGAATTGGGAAAAAAAATGGCACCCCTACGATACCTTTAATACAGCTATCGGACAAGGGGCCAACAGTTATACTGTTATCCAACTGGCCAATTATGTAGCCACTTTGGCCAATGGTGGCAATCGGTGGAGGCCGTATTTAGTGCATCAAATAGTTTCTCCGGAGGGGAAGGTTATCAAAACTTTTGAACCTGAACTGTTGGGACAGGTTTCTGTATCTCCGGAAACCATGGCTCATGTACGACGCGGCATGCGCGCTGTGACAGAACCGGGGGGAACAGCTTATTTCCTGTTTAAGGATTTTCCACCAGAACTGGCTGTGGCAGCCAAGACAGGGACGGCTCAGACCGGGCGCTCGGGCGATGATCCGAAAAAAGATTTCCATGGTTTATTTATAGCTTTTGCTCCGGCTGATGCTCCTGAAATTGCGTTCGCTGGAATAATTGAATACGGGGGAAACGGTAGCAGCTCAGCAGGAAAAGTTGCCCGGGCGGTTTTTGCCGAGTATTTTGGATTGCAGTTAGAAGAAAATGTAATGACCTCTGATGTTGTTTCCGAATAA
- the minE gene encoding cell division topological specificity factor MinE: protein MLEFLQRFFGRDTANSSKQVAKERLRLVLVHDRTSMSPHILEALKEDLIKVISNYMEIDEKSLEVSLNREADSVALVANIPVIRLKRSPNN, encoded by the coding sequence TTGCTTGAATTCCTGCAGCGCTTTTTTGGACGGGATACAGCTAATTCCAGCAAACAAGTTGCAAAGGAACGGTTACGGTTGGTTTTGGTACATGACCGCACTAGTATGTCTCCGCATATTCTGGAAGCATTAAAAGAGGATTTGATAAAAGTTATTTCCAACTATATGGAAATAGATGAAAAGTCGTTGGAAGTCAGTCTTAACCGGGAAGCGGATTCAGTGGCACTGGTAGCAAATATACCTGTTATTCGCTTAAAACGAAGTCCCAACAATTAA